One window of the Penaeus monodon isolate SGIC_2016 chromosome 1, NSTDA_Pmon_1, whole genome shotgun sequence genome contains the following:
- the LOC119575293 gene encoding transcriptional adapter 1-like produces the protein MSTSPDHLNSARKRLVEALGSEKKQKYFHHMKQWFRMKLSKEEFDSLARELLAIDTVHLHNEFLLAILTKCQLFSSSSSTSRSESYHRHEEQRVDTGQGTSNMRDHNTSLNIYSTPAVERKKIKPKKKNKVSRPTHDGNFEPVTVQDTAPTATLREPQAIIDSGAGYLSRSLCLLDTGPLKGRLLLAAWDHGITQVGDNVANILQEATQQCLKNILMATVSRRRGYRMREGRFIHSLGTTPPNPWLRNTASLNDWTNESLGLPMGEGGELGDRPIWPTVDSADQNAAHLASCALPVENPLPPINCFDLFEALQVQKSVLPCHSVYALGLERISSRLWHPSWGEVEQEAIAAQEASLRDTLKEHRLAANPVS, from the exons ATGTCGACGTCTCCAGATCACCTGAATTCCGCGAGAAAAAGACTGGTAGAGGCCCTTGGCtcggagaagaaacagaaatattTCCATCACATGAAGCAGTGGTTCAGAATGAag CTATCAAAGGAGGAATTTGACTCATTAGCAAGAGAACTTCTTGCAATTGATACTGTACACCTGCACAACGAGTTCCTCTTAGCCATCCTAACAAAATGCCAGCTCTTTAGCTCATCTTCCTCTACCTCACGTTCTGAGTCATACCACAGGCATGAAGAACAG AGAGTGGACAcaggacaaggcacttccaacaTGCGGGATCACAATACATCTCTTAACATCTATTCGACTCCAGCTGTTGAGCGCAAAAAGATTAAacccaagaagaagaacaaagttTCGCGACCAACACATGAT GGTAATTTTGAGCCAGTAACAGTCCAAGACACGGCCCCCACGGCCACTCTACGTGAGCCCCAGGCCATCATAGACTCAGGGGCTGGCTACCTTTCCCGTTCCTTGTGCCTGCTGGATACAGGGCCCCTCAAAGGTCGTTTGTTGTTGGCAGCATGGGACCACGGCATCACGCAAGTAGGGGACAATGTTGCCAACATTCTGCAAGAGGCCACTCAG CAATGTCTGAAGAACATCCTGATGGCGACGGTGAGCAGACGTCGAGGGTATCGCATGAGAGAAGGGCGCTTCATTCACTCCCTGGGCACAACGCCTCCTAACCCCTGGCTGAGGAATACTGCTTCACTCAATGACTGGACGAATGAAAG CCTGGGCCTCCctatgggtgagggaggggagctGGGTGACCGACCCATCTGGCCAACTGTGGACTCGGCAGACCAGAACGCAGCACACTTGGCTTCCTGCGCACTGCCAGTTGAgaatcctcttcctcccattaATTGCTTCGACTTGTTTGAGGCTTTGCAG GTCCAGAAGAGTGTGCTTCCATGCCACTCGGTGTATGCGCTAGGCCTGGAGCGTATTTCCTCGAGGCTTTGGCACCCTAGCTGGGGTGAGGTGGAGCAGGAAGCCATTGCAGCCCAAGAGGCTTCCCTCAGAGACACACTGAAGGAGCATCGGCTGGCGGCCAATCCTGTCTCGTAG